The DNA window CTCACCGGGCCGCACGCGCAGCTTGTCCCCTGGATGCACATGCGCCAGCGGGATGTCCTCCTCGTGCCCGTCCTCGCGAATCCGCCGGGCCACCGGCGGCGCCAGGCTCAACAGCGCACGCAGCGCGCCCGACGTCGCGTGCCGGGCCCTCAACTCCAACACCTGCCCCAACGCCACCAGGGTGACGATGACGGCGGCGGCCTCGAAGTACAGCGGCGCCGAGCCCCCATGCCCCGTGCGCAGCGTCTCCGGCAGCACATGCGGGAACAGCGTCGCGAAGACGCTGAAGACATACGCCGCGCCCGTGCCCAGGGCGATGAGCGTGAACATGTTGAGATGCCGGTTGACCAGCGACGTCCAGCCGCGCTGGAAGAACGGCCAGCCGCCCCACAGCACCACGGGCGTGGCGAGCACGAGCTGCGCCCAGGCCAGCACGGACGCGGGCACCGCGTGCTGCACCGGCTGCCCCGGAATCATGTCCGACATGGCCAGCACCAGGAGCGGCACCGTGAGCGCCATGCCCACGCGGAAGCGCAGCCACATGGACTTCAGCTCCGGGTCCGGCACGTCCTCGGGCAGCACCGTGCGAGGCTCCAGCGCCATGCCGCACTTGGGGCACGCGCCCGGATGGTCCTGCACCACTTCCGGGTGCATGGGGCACACGTACTCGACGCGCGTCTCGGGGACGGCGAGCGTCTCCGGCTCCAGCGCCATGCCGCACTTGGGGCACGCGCCTGGATGGTCCTGACGCACCTCCGGGTCCATCGGGCATACGTACATCGTCCCGGCGGGCGCAGCGGGCTCCTCCTTCTTCTCCGAGGGAGGCGCGAGGTAGCGCTCCGGGTCCGCGCCAAAGCGCTCGCGGCACTTGGGGCTGCAGAAGAAGAAGGTCTGCCCGCCGTGCTCCAGGCTGCCGCCCTTGGGAGCGAGCGAGTCCACCTTCATCCCACAGACGGGGTCGATGGCCTGCGCTCCCTCACTCGGGGTGGGGGGATGCCCTTCGTGAGAGTGAGTGGGGTGGGAGCCCGAATGGGTGTGGCGATTCATGGTGCGGCTCTCCTTTCACCCCGGCCAACGAAAACCCCCGCCGACTCTTACAGGTGATTTTCAGGAAGGGTGCGCACCCGCCCCCGCCGCGGAGTCTCCGGCTCCCCCGCGCCATGACGGAGGAGCCGGCCGACGCTCGCCGGGCTACTTGGGGGGCTCGTTGTAGCCCGCGTCACCGTAGGGCTTGAGGCGCTCCAGCCACAGCTTCTCCAGCACCAGGAGCTCCTCCTTCAGGTCCGCCCCCGGCTCCTCGGGCGGCTCCAGCACGTCCAGCACGTCGAAGGTGAACTGGCTCTCTCCGTAGCGAGTCCAATCCGCCAGCAGCGCGGGGACGCGAGGCATGCCGCTGGTCAGCTCGAAGCGGATGCGGTTGAGCATGCCCGGGACGTTGAGGCTCGCGCCCACCAGCACCTTGCCGTTGGCGTGGTTGCGCACGGCGTACACGCCCATGGCCGGAGGATTCTCCTTGTACTCGCGCTTCAGGTCCGCGCGGCGCGCTCGACTTCCAGAGGGAGGAGAGGACTCAGCAGAGGACATGGGGGACTTCCTTGTGGGGTGAAGAGAGGGGGACGCGTCCTCGCGGCACAGCCGCAAGAGGCGCTGCTCGAGCCGGGCATGGGCCTGCGCATCCCGAGGCTCCAGCCAGTTGGGCCCCATCCGCGCCCAGTCCGCATCGGAAGGCTCCGCGCCCATCACCTTCAGGAGCGAGTCCTCGCAGATGAAGAACTGCTCCCGGAAGGGGAAGAGGTGACCGCCGTCCTGGCGCAGCGAAGCGACGGCCTCCTCGTACGAGGTGAACCAGCGGTTGAGGAACAAGCCGCCCACTCGGGAAAGGAGCTGCTCGAAGTCGACGCGAGGCGCCGCCCGCGCGTCACACGCGTGCTTCAGCTCGCTCCAGGAGGTGTGCCCCTGCTCATGCGCGATGACCGCGAGCGCGTGCTTGCGCTGGAGGGAATCCCGCCGCGCGAGCACCTCCCCCAGGGACAGCCGCGCGAGGGCGGGCAGCGAGCGGAAGCGCTCCGCCGCCTGCGTGGCGCGCGCCGAGTCGGCCGAGTTCAGCGCCTTCAGCAGGAGCGAAGCGCGGACCTTGCACTCGTCGAGGGTGAGCGGTTCTGTGGAGGGCGAGACGGTTTCCATGCGAGGTCCCTCATCGGCGGCCCCACCCGTGTCATGGGCCGTGGAAGGAACTGTTCGGAAACTGTCGGTCCAGCGGGGTGAAGCGAGGGTGACGTCGTCTTTTCGGGAAGGCGCCCCTCAGCGCCTTCCCGAGAATTAATGGCGGGCCCCGCACTTCGGCAAGGGCTTTCTCACCGCCAGGCGTCCTGACCGCCGCCCGCTCAAGCGTGCGACTTGCAGGAACAGTTCAAGCAGCCGTGGGACGCACACGAGCCGCAGCTGCGCTCCAGTTGCTTCTTCAGGGCCTGCCGGGCGCGGTGCAGTCGCACCCCCGCGTTGTTGGGGGTGATGCCCGCCTCACGAGCCACGTCGGGCACGGCGCGCTCCTCCAGGTCCACCTGGCGCACCATCTCCGCGTACTCGGGCTTGAGGGTGGGCAGGAGCTTGCCCACGCACGCGCAGACGGCCTGCTTCAGCTCCGGGTCCTCGGAGGGCTCCTCGGCCTCGCGAGCCTCACGCTCCAGCGCGCGGCCCTCCACCTGCTGGCGGCGGTAGTGGTCCACCATCGCGTTGCGCAGCAGACGGTAGAACCACGTCACCGCGCCTTCCGCGTCAGACAGCGTGCCGCTCTTCTCCAGCGACTTCACGAAGGCGGACTGGAGGATTTCCTCCGCCGTCGCCCGGTTCCCCACGCGCCGCTCCACGAAGGCGAGGAACTGCCGGTGATTCTCCACCAGGGCCCGCGTCACCACGTCGCCCTCCTCCCGCATCGCCTCCACGCCACCCTGCTCCACTGCGTTCATCCATTCCCTCCTCTGAACTTCAGCATTCGCGTGCCGCGCACCCACATGAATGCGCCGGCCCGAGCCCCTTCACAAGGCAAGTCGCGTACCCAAGTCACTCACCAACGATTCCCATGAGTTGGCCCGCAACGAGGGCCCCTCGGGTGTAACCCCGCCCATCACAGTGTGACGAAGCCGGGCGCCCCACGGCCTCCTGCTCACCTCGCGTGGAATGACTCACACACGGGCGACAACCAAAACAACATCACAACTTTCTCGCCGATTCCGGCGCGACAATGTATAGTGCCGCTCGCAGGGGCCTGTTGACCAAAAACCTCGACTCTTCGTGAGCCGGTGCGGTTACAGCGCCTTGTTCCAGGGACAGCTCGCACACGCTCGCGCTTCTTGGACACAAGCCTCATGCCTAGACAGCTGCTGTTCGGAGCACTCCTCGTGTCTTCGCTGTGCGGTGGTGCCGCGCTCGCGGAGACCACCGTCGTCGACGTCATCTCTCCGGCCCGCTGTACTCCCGCCGGAGGACGACTCACCCGCTGTGCCATTCCCACCCAGACATTGTCCGGCACGGACTTCATGACCGCCGTGCCCATGCGCACCGTCGTCCAGCGCACCCTGTCTGGCAATTGCTCCACGCAGTACCCGTTGGAGGTGATGCTCACCCCCACGGGCGGAAGCGCCACGCGCTACACCTTCCTCTCGTCGTCCTCGGTCGTCCTGCGCGGCCTCGACCGCCAGCTCCTCACCAGCATCGAGCTCAAGGACTCCTCCACCTGGACATCCATCGCGTCCTTCGTGGACACCTGCCGCGTCTCCCTGAAAATCGACTGGAATCAGGTCGACGTCGACTCCACCCCTCAGGCCCAGACGCTCATCCAGGACCTCCAGGCGGACCTCGCCACCAAGATGCTCCAGCGCGACAACCTCGAGGCACTCCTCGACTTCAGCACCGCCTACAACTTCATGGGCGAGCTCTCCAACCGCTTCTACGCCGAGCTCACCACCGAGACGATGATGGACCTGCGCGCCAAGTCCATGGACTCCTCCGACGTCCTCCTCAAGGTGGCCATCACCTGTGAGCAGCCCGCCGGCACGCCTCCCGAGCTCCTCCTCACCGACGCCGACCGCGAGTTGCTCAACCAGCTCTTCTTCAACCTCGGCACGCTCGGCGGCCCGGGTGACTACACCAAGCCCGATGGCTCGCTGAAGACGGTGCGCGACTTCCTCGGCGACGAGGCGAAGGTCGTCATCGACAAGCTCGCCGGTCGCTCCACCCCCGCGGCGCGCGCGCAATACCAGGCCCAGTACCAGGCCGCCGCGCTCGCCGTCGTCGCCGCCCAGCAGAAGCTCGACCTGGCACGCGTTCAGCTCGCGCCCTGGCTCACGCCGTAACCGCGCCGGACACCGAGCCTCAATCCCAGACATCTCCGACGGGCGGCCTTCAGCCGACCCGAAAGGACTCTCATTGCCATGACTTCGCCCTTGCGCTTCATCCGCGGCCACGGCCTCGTGCCCTTCGCCGCGCTCCTGCTCGCCGCCGGTTGTGGCCAGCAGACCGCTCCCGAGTCTCCACCCACCACCGCCAACAAGGAGCCAGGCCCCACCGCGACGGTGACCCGAGCCGCCTCCGCTCCCGCCATCTGCGCGTACCGGCCGGACTACAACGTCATCCCCACCACCTGCTCCAGCACGCGGGAGCCGGCGGACCTGTACCAGGGCGTCCTCAACAGCATCCGTTCCAACTGCATCGTCCTCGCCGAGAACCCCAACAGCCCCACGGAGGCCGAGAAGAAGCGGGCCTGGGAAGCCTGCATGAAGTACCCGCCCGTGCTCTGGGTCGAGGCCGCGTCCAGCCCTGACCAGTTCGATGCCTGGAACGCGCAGGTCGAGCGCATCGCCGTCTTCTTCCGCACGTCCAACGCACCGGACGTCACCGCGACCTCCTTCGAGCAGAGCCTCCGGAAGATTCGCGACGTCGCGAATGGGATGGTCAACAGCTACCACGCGCCCATCCGGCAGGTGGAGAACAGCAACCGGCGCATCCTCGACACCACCCTCCCGGACCTGCTCAAGGCCAAGGCGGAGGCGGAAGGAAAACCCATCCAGGCGGACCTCGCGCAGCAGCGCGAGACGATGTCGGAAATCCAGTCCGTGCTGGCGCGTCACCAGGCCAGGCTCCTGACGCATCAGCCGGCCTATGCCGCGCTCGTCACGCAGTTCGAGACCTACCGCACCAACGAGCCCATCCTCCTCAACCGCCTCAAGGCGTTGGTCCAGCAGGCCTCCACCGCCACGCTGGCGACGCTCCCCAACATCCAGCTGGAGCTCGTCCAGCTCAGCCGCGCGGAGAGCCTCGCCCCTCAGCAACTGCAGCTCGAGGCCTTCCGCCTCTCCCGACAGCTCTCTCGCGTGCATGACGAGCTCGAGGAGGAGCTGGAGCCCCACTTCGACTTCATCCGGACGCACAACATCGCTCGCCCCAAGCTCGCCGATGAGCCCATGGACGTGCTCGCCAACATCCAGGCGTACGCCGACTCACGCTACGTGCGCACCGGCGACATCGTGAGCAAGACGCTCGATGGCATCCGCCGACGCCAGACAGCGCTGATGACGCTGCAAGCCGACCAGGCCACGCGTCAGACGATTGTCCAGAACACCAACCTCGCGGCCTCCACCCAGTTCCTCGCGGAGACCACCGCTCGCGTCACCGAGGTCGGCAAGCTGCCTCCTCGCAGCACGAAGCTCCGCCTCTACTTCCTCGCCGGCAAGCTCCAGGAGCACGAGAGCATCCTCCAGCTCGAGTCCGTCTGCGCGAAGGCCGCCGCCACGCCGTGGATGGGCACGGGCTGCAACACCCTGACGCTCCAGTTCTCCAAGTCCCGCAACTACGTCAACCTCACCCTCCCCGGCACCATGCGCTTGAACATCGCCTCCATGCGCACCGCGGGGGTGAACGCGACGCTGCTTCAGGAAATCGAGCAGCACCTCGCCGCCGGCCGTGTCCGCGCCGCCGCCATCTCCCACGACGTGGCGCTCCGGTCCTCCGAGGACCTGTGAGCACGGTGTCCTTCCTCTTCTGGTGATTCCATGAACCTTCTCAGGACCTGCCTCACGGCCCTCGTGTGCGTCACGATGGCCGGCCTCCCGGAGGACGCCTCCGCGGCGGGCCTCGCCCGGGACTACACCCTCAAGCTGAAGACCGTCTCCTTCCGAGGGACTCGCGGAAGCTGCCTCGAGCCCGCGCTTCTGTACGAAGGCGTTCCGCTCTTCACCGTCAACACCACCCTCATCCCCACCACCACCGAGAGCCCCCTCCGG is part of the Myxococcus landrumus genome and encodes:
- a CDS encoding GIY-YIG nuclease family protein: METVSPSTEPLTLDECKVRASLLLKALNSADSARATQAAERFRSLPALARLSLGEVLARRDSLQRKHALAVIAHEQGHTSWSELKHACDARAAPRVDFEQLLSRVGGLFLNRWFTSYEEAVASLRQDGGHLFPFREQFFICEDSLLKVMGAEPSDADWARMGPNWLEPRDAQAHARLEQRLLRLCREDASPSLHPTRKSPMSSAESSPPSGSRARRADLKREYKENPPAMGVYAVRNHANGKVLVGASLNVPGMLNRIRFELTSGMPRVPALLADWTRYGESQFTFDVLDVLEPPEEPGADLKEELLVLEKLWLERLKPYGDAGYNEPPK
- a CDS encoding RNA polymerase sigma factor, encoding MNAVEQGGVEAMREEGDVVTRALVENHRQFLAFVERRVGNRATAEEILQSAFVKSLEKSGTLSDAEGAVTWFYRLLRNAMVDHYRRQQVEGRALEREAREAEEPSEDPELKQAVCACVGKLLPTLKPEYAEMVRQVDLEERAVPDVAREAGITPNNAGVRLHRARQALKKQLERSCGSCASHGCLNCSCKSHA